The genomic DNA AGGGCCAGTCCCAGGAAACACTGCGCATTTGCAAGCTCTTTTTCTCCCACCAGGACACTCCTTCAACAACTTCAAACGCTGGCTCGATATTTTGGAGGTATGGGATATTGATCATTACCAATTCCAGTGTGTTTGGGGTTTATAAAACTAagacttctcttcctctctctcctcctctctctgactTCTGTTTCCTGGAAACatgaaacaacaataaaacaaacacaggaagttTTCTCCAATCTTCTGGTGAGAACTATGAGAAGTAGTTTCAAGAAAGACGGACTAGGCAATTCTGCCACAAACCTCAGCGAGCTGATTACACAGCATCGGCAAGCAACAAAAAATTGCTATCGGAAGGATATATACTGTCAGGGTCTGACTCTCGGTCATCTGAACTGAAAAGAATTAATGGATGCATCTATCTGAGAAGGATTTAATGGGAATGTGTAATTAGCCATAGATTACAGCTTTAAAAAGTGTATGCACTTGAAAGGAAAGcttctattaattttttgagcCTAGTGAACATTATATGTGCTTTGCAGTCTATTAAATAGCATCATCTTTGCACATTAGAAATAAATTGTGAGAAATCAGATGCCTATTAAGACACAGGAATTGATGTACAACTATGACATTTGGTTATGAATGATATGCCAGATGTtttagaaaggaaataaagaatttTGACATATTTCCAGATGACTGAAATTAGCCACCATTTTCCCCAGGTTGTTGGTGTCCAAGCCTCCTTATTGGCATggacaatatattttattctttaataaaaGGGTAGTCAGGTGGCTTGCTCTTACATAAGGATTAAAATGTGACCTAGAAATTATCATGAAAATGTCACATAAGCACATTGCTTTATTTCTATTAATGATTGTACATCTGTGCCTTTATCAGGATTCTGATTTAATGCCTCTTCCTGTCCCTTTTTGTAAACCCTGAAGGGTTTTAAGCAGTGGACACTTGGAAAAGCAGAGAACCAGAGTTATTGGGCTTTGCGACTTTAACGAGGTGATGAGTCCTGCAAATCAGTTTATTATGATGTTTGGGCAAATTAACTTTGAgccttaacttttaaaatgtcaatcaCTGTTGCCAGGATTGACTTTTGTACTTGACAGCCACAACATCTGGATTTAGCATTATATGTCATGTAGTTGCGTGGTGCAAGCCTAATTTGAGGCTGATTAGCTCATTTTATGGTGGGTGCCTCTCTTTACCCAGCATGAGCGCTAGAGCCACACCCTCTTTACTTAGGGCCTTTGATTCAGTTCTGTCTTGGTCTCATTCCATTGGTCGCTCTGTATTTTGGAAGAACTCATTTTTCATAACAGTTTAACCTTGATTCTGGGGTCTTCATTTCCATGCTTGAACTATTTAGCCATCCACTAAATTCTGACCACTCCCTTTTTGTTCCCTCTTGGCTAGCCTCTTGTCCAAGCCTCTCCTGTTTCTCCCACAGAAGAACCTCCCTGCTCTCTGAATACCCCCAGGAAAGTACCTCTTGAGAGTTCCTGGTTCTCCGCTCTGAAGCTGCATTGGTAGACAGGGGCTGAGCAGGCATTGCCCTGTACAGAGCAATCCTGTTTACACGATCTGTAGAGAATGCAGAGCTCAGGTATGATGTACAGCAGCAGGAACACCCATGCATTGGTGACCAGGGCAATGCAGACGACAGGGTCATCCCACTGGGGCTGCCGCTGGAGCTGTGGGTTGCCTCTCAGGAGCATGGAGATCCACACCACCCAGATAATGATGGAGATGAGCATAGTGGCGAAGATGAACTTCCCATGCTGCTTCCAGTTCTCACACGGGCCACAAAAGGTGGCTTTGGAGACGAAGAAGGTGATGGCCATCAGGAGAAGGACATAGACCAGGAGTACCACAAAGTCCACATTGAGCTGACAGGGTGCCATTTGTGCAAACATCATACATCTGGTCATTATGAGGGTCACATACTCAATGGCAATGATTGTCTGCAACAGGCTACAACCAATAGCAATGCACAAAAGTGTCGTCCAAGAGAAGGAGACCCCACCGCGGACGAGCTTCACCAGGTTGGAGGCATGAGCCAAGAGGCATGAGAAACAGagagcaaagagaaccccaaagaaaaagtAGCGCACAGGGGCAGTCTGCTGATTGAACTGGAAGATGAAGGCAAAAGCAAGGCTAAAGAGCCCCAGCAcgcccaggaggaagaggaccTGGGTGGGGAGGACATTCCACAGGCAACAGTCTTGAACCTTTCGCAGGAGGAAGAGAAATACCAAGAGCAGAATAATTGTAACCACGATGCCAATTATTGCCAGGCACTCCAGCACGATGCCCCATGGCCCCTCTGTGTCACAGAGGAAATAAGAGTCCCCAGTGGACTGGCTGTAGTCCTCATACATGGTGGCTGTAAGTGGACCTCACGAGAATGGACTTCTGTTTTCCTGCAGAAAAAAGATGAGACAAGCTTATAGCTTTACATCTACCCCAAAGAATGCATGTTAGGTATATTCATGTCTCTCAGTCTAAAATAAAGACATCTGCACGTACTAAAGGAAATAGCCCCAAACTATCAAGCCCTCAAAACTATCCTAGCTCTCTCCTGCTGGGAAGAACGGAATAGTCTTTCCAGATAATTCATCCATTTCTATGTTACAGTCTCTCTGTTACAAGGCTTTTTGAAATTAATGCAGAATCTTTTTCATAAATTGGTGTGTTTGACAAGGTATGCATGATCTATAGGATTCCAGTTAAATCAGGCTCTAGGACAAGGACTGCTGACATTAATGGATCATTGGGTCACTCAAGACACTGATGCACTGCTTGAAGGAGACAGACAGGTTATTTTTCCTAGTAATATTAATGACTGTTCCTTCTTTAAATTCAAGTCAATTCAATGCATTATGTTATTGTTCAATATTTACTATTTGTTCATCAAAGAATGATACAACATGGTCCCTGCCTTTAAATAACTTTTTGGGTAGTTTAGCACCAAAATCTATGTCTTAACAGAGGTTGTCTAGGAAAAAAATTCCACATATTCGTTTGGAAAAAAGTACCTTGTAATCGAATACTCCTAGCTCTTCTCCTCTTCAGTTATTCCCAAGCCAGATGGCTGGAGTGACCCAGGTTTACAGCTGAGGGCATGGTCCCTTCATTCTGACTTACCTTCTCTGTGTCCACCCTGGAAGCTGAGGCTGTGGTGACTGCGAGGTTGTAACTGCCAATGAGTAAGAAGGAGACAACCTCAGCTTCTTTATTCTCTCCCCAAATGGGCGGAAGGACTGAGGCCCTCACTCAGATTCCTGCAGTGCCTATAAAAAACCCGGAAGGTCAGAAAGACACACCTATTCCAGTTTCACAGCAACTTTTCTACAGAGACTTCTTTGGTGATAACAATTATTTTCCACTCCACTGCTCACTCCAGGCACCTTGGCCGTAGGGAGGTCCTGAAGGGGGAGTGAACTTCGGAATGACTGCTTGCTCCCCATATACACCAATGTGTTCTGGAAGCTGAGAGAAGCCTTCAGTTGGTCTTACATGAAGACCTTTCATTCTTCTCCTGACCTACTTCCTGCAAAGCTGTCTCCAGAGTCTTCCTCACATCTTGATTTTGATTGTAAGATCCAAAgagcattcattcaacaaaggaATAAAACTTTTTCTGGGCCAGAAAGAGGGTATGTGCATTTAAAGGACCAGCCATTGGCAAAATTGTGAATTGGGGGAAATTTATCTTCTCTGCTACTCTCTTTTAGAAGTCCTTGCTCAAGTCTTGGCTGTCCATCAAGTGTGGGCTTTGGCTTAAGTTCCCTCTATCCCTCTTCTCCTCACCCTGTATCAGAATGCATTTGTTCTGGCTCTCATTCTACTGGGGAATTCCTAGGGCCCAAGATAGAACCCAAAACTGAAAGTTACCAGCTGATGTTGGCAGATCATGTTCCTTTTCTCTTGCGGTCACATATGGTAGAACACACAATACTGTGTCCCACCTATACTGGCTATGGGCCCCCTCCTCATCCTTCCACCCCTGCTCCCAATGTACTCCTTGGTTCTTTTCCTGGATATTTGTAGTTTGACAAAGACATCTGAAGACCCCAAATCAGTACCTGTTAGTCTGGTTTCAAGTTGCTCTGTGACCTAGCCCTACCTTTCTCATCCATATTTCTTTCAGGTCTCCTGGCCCTGTGGTTTATCCAGGTTGGTTTTCCCACTGCCTCCCAAGTAAACAAGCGCCCATCTGCTTGCCTTCTCTTTGATGTTGTCCCTGACCTGGACTGCCTTTGCTTTATTCCTACTTATCCTTTGTGCTCTATTCCCATTGATCCTGTTTCCTACCCAAATACTTTCCCTACCTTTAAAATCtagctcagccctagctggtttggctcagtgggtagagtgttggcctgcagaccgaagggtcccaagtttgattccggtgaagggcatgtacctcagttgcaggctcctccctggtccggGCGCCTGGTTGGGGcgtgcgcaggaggcaaccgaccgatgtgtttctctcacatagatatttcttggtgtctttctatctctcttccactctccctaaaaatcaatagaaaaatatccaggggtgagaattttttttttaaaaaaaaaaggtctagcagtcagtgatggcgaacctatgacacgcgtgtcagaggtgacatgcaaactcatttttttggttgatttttctctgttaaatggcatttaaatatttaaaataaatatcaaaaatataagtctttgttttactatggttgcaaatattaaaaaatttctatatgtgacacatcaccagagttaacttagggtttttcaaaatgctgacacgccgagctcaaaaggtttgccatcactggtagcTCATCCTATCTCGTCTGTGAGCtttcctgccttcctgatcactcCAGCTCTCATTTGTCCCCTCTTTCTGTGAACTCAACAAGCAAGCACATAGGGTCTATCTGTTCAAAATTAAAGAAACCATATTTTCTGCCTATTTTAGTtgcattaattaatttattaataaaataaatgtattaaaaataataactacatttattaatttattttatttgtattagcCTCATCCTCTCGATTAGATTGATAGCTGCTTAGGGGTCAAGTTCCACATTTTATGCACCCATAGCACCTGGCCCCAAGTGGAGTACCTCCTGGGTGGTGGACAGATTGTTTAATTGAAGGATCCTAATGATAGCATTCCAGGCCTTGTGAAGGTACTTTTCATCAGTGTGCTTTTCCAATAGATGCTTTCTAATGAAACCCACTTTAAACAAGTCAGGACTTTAACTGACCCCAAAGTCACCCTGAAGTGGGGTGGTTCTATTTTAGAATGGCTTAACTTTAAAAagctgtgttgttgttgttgttgttgttttccctttGAGAGAAGAATATTCTAGGGAGGCGAGCCCTCCCCTTTACTTGCTTTAGGAATAATTGTGGTCATACCGAAGCTGTAAGGCTAATCTAATGTTTACATTAAAGGGTAAAGAGATTTTCTAGATGATGAAATGTGACATCCATGAGAATTCACTCAAAAAGCCTAGTGAGTGGTTAAATTGTTGTCAGTAGACCAAGAGAGGATTTCTCACTTAATTCTTCCAAGAGAATTATTTTGGTGACCTtttccctccttccagcccctctAGTTAGTCAGTCATTCCTCATTGTTGTGATGTTCTGGCCAGCCTGTCTTCTAAGGAGATTCCTCCTGACCTGAGGGCTTGAGGCAGGGAGATTAATGGGTTAACGACACAAAGCCCTTTGAATACCTGAGATAAAAGAACTTGTCCTAGGTACTAATTATTGTTACTTAAACACCTGGGGTGATAGAATTAACCCATGTGCTGCTAGGCCTTAAGGAAACGAAGCCTCCTTTTGCCTACGCACCTCCACATCTCACGCCTCATTTCTTTTGGCTTTTGTGTGGCAACAACATCACACGAAACAGTTCAGATATGGCTTTGATGAATCTAAGTGTATTGATTACCACGAGTCCattaaaaatggagataaaacaGTCAAGAGGTCAAATGCCATTTGTCAAACATCTATTTGTGTTGTTTCCTTCTCCCAGAAACAGAGCTGGAGGAAGTGTTAGAGGTCACCTGTCCTAACCCTTTCATTAATAATTCATAATAAGAAAGCCAACTTTATTACATGAGGAGTTAAATAATAAGGAAGCAGAGGGCCAGGGAAATGAAGCAATGTAGCAAACATGTGGAAAGGTAGAGAGGCAGCCAGGGTTGCTGACTCCTggtcacatttcttttttttctttctttatatttgttACCTGGTCACATTCTTGCTGCCAGGAGGATAGTCTTCCTACCTCAGGAGGACACGTGGGTCataattataaagaaagaaaaaaagaaccactgtgctgtatacctaaaattaatacaaaataatattctctttttaatgcaaaataatgttgaatgtaaactataattgaaaaaaatagtgACAGGATGTAAAGTTCAGactagggaatatagtcaatagtccataataataaaagcgtaatatgttaattagactaaACAGCCGAACGACCTACCGGACGTCCTtacggacaaagctggggctgcaaggactgagccccttgcacgaattttgtgcattgggcctctaatattgcaataactatgtatggtgtcagatgggtactagacttattgaggtgctcactttgtaagttatataaatgtataatcactatgttgtacacctgaaactaatataatgttgtatatcaactgttaattgaaaaataaaaagatagagttcaatacaaaacaacaacaacaacaacaacaacaaacccaccCCCATACAAAACAAACCCAGAAAAGAATAGATTATGAGAGAGAGTGCATCAGATATTCTTCATTCTGCAACAAATCCTGCAGCTGTCATGACTGGCCATGTGCAGGCTGGCTGTGTGAGACGGGGTGCGCTGGCCAGGAACACATCATTTGCTCTTTTGTTCACAGTCATTTCCAAGGCTGGCTTTGTGGGGGTGCGACCAGTGCAGCTGTTCAGGGCCCCCCACTCAGAAAGATCCTGTGCTTGGAGTTTAATACTTTGTGGTCACCATCTTAAAATTCTTAATCATTTTATCTCTGAGTTTGTGTTTTGTAAGTGAAGTCAGATGGGACAGTGGAGCATGTGCAGGGGCTGAGAGCCTTGGCCCATCTATGATCCTGCCTCCATTGCCTCCCAGCACCCACTCCATGCTACCTTTTTGTGCCCTGAGTTACCCCCTTTCCCCTTTCTGCCTCTGCCTCATGGATGCTACCACACTCCTCCTGGGGTCGCCTGTCCATCAGGGGTTGGGCAGTGGGCTCTTGGAAAAATGGATTGACATCAGCATGTCTAGGCATCATGTCTGATATATGGTGGTTAATTTGATCAATATTATATCAAGGTGTAAACATGGTCCATTGAATTGTATATTATGTAATGTGCAGTTAGTTGCGAAGAACCTCAGTGTTTTATCTGGATCAGCAAATCGTCAAGACTGGATGTCATTTATGAATGTTCAGGATATTTTTTGGAAAGAAAGTTTTCTGATGTTTTTTCCAATTTGTGACTATTATAACATTTTGAGTGAAGTAGTATACATTGTTCTTATATTGGGTTGTTTTATCATTATTAGAGGAAAGCAGGTGGTGTGAAAAGTATAGAGGCATGTTTAAGGTCAGTTGCTGGATCTGGAAGTGTAAATACAACAATAGTGAGAAAGATGTTAACTAATAAAAATTTTGATTTTACTTGGGCTgcattataaaaaggaaaagtagATATAGAcccttataataaactagaggcccggtgcacaaaaatttgtgcactcgggggggagaggggggtcccctcagcccggcctgtgccctctcgcagtctgggacccctcaggagataacgacctgctggcttaggcctgctcccgggtggcacagggcaggcccaatccctaggtgcagcccctggtcgggctcagagcagggccgattggggagttggggcgccgccccgtcatgcacagagcagggcagatctggaggttgtgatgccacccctagtcatgctcagggtacggccgattggggggttggggcaccgccccctgtcacactcaaggcagggtcgatagggaagttgcggcaccaccccctgtcacgcacagagcagggccaatcagggggttggggcgttgcccctgtcacacacagagcagggcccatcagggggttggagcaccgccctctatcacccacagagcagggccgatcaaggggttggggcgccaccactgtcacactcagggcagggccgatggggaggttatggctctaccccatcacacacagagcagggcccgtgggggggggcggttggggagctcccccctatcaggcacagagtagggctgctcagggggttggggccctgccccctgtcacacacagagccgcagggtgatcagggggtttgggcgctgccccctgtcacgctgatcccggtgctgggaggcatattatccttttactatatagggtagaggcctggtgcatgggtggggccagctggtttgccctgaagggtgtcctggatcagggtgggggtccccactggggtgcctggccaatctgggtgaggggctgagggctgttttcagtctgggagtgactgaagttcccaaccgctccttttttttcttttttttattctgggccagctttaccttgaggcttggctccagctcttaggcctccgcggctgaaagtaggtttctggcctttgcttacaatgttgcgaatctgctggctgaagtctggcggtatttgttacaatgtttcttaaactgcccactcagaggcctgcagccgcaggtggggcacattggtttcctccaacgatcctctgacactgaggcaagcaagcctcatgttagtttcaagctgcctggctgccggccgccatcttggctgacagttaatttgcatatcttgctgattagccaatgaaaagggtagcagttgtacaccaattaccatgtttctcttttattagtgtagatattatttaaatgtgacttattaaaatatgcaaaacttAATAAAATGACAGAGAGCatataatttataatgaaaattttacaaatgaaaacttaaaatcttcaaaatgaaaaacacacCTGGGGAAAGAACATGGTATCTTGTCAGTAAGTCCCTCACATGTTtccaaagaaaaatacataaatgtgTCAATAGTTTTTAAGTTGTCATCTACTATTAATAAAAAAGCTTTATAATAATTTAGTAGTGTAGTAGGTAGCAAAACAAAAATGGGTCACACAGCTGTTAAAAATTATTCTTCCAGGATGTATggaacaatctatactaataagagggtaatatgctaattagagctgatgtcttccggacatccatttggacaaagccacagtggctgggaggcccagggctcaggccttgcagctgtggtggccggcagtggcagcagcagcggggtgatgggggtggcgcttTCCCCTGACTGGTCCtattgcctcctgcagaggaaggccagactgtggcctaggctaagccatcagtaggacatcccctgaaggctcccggaccgtgagagggggcaggccgggctgaggaacccctgcctcccagtgcacaaattttcatgcaccgggcctctagtacatatgaTATTGATGATAAAATGATGAATCAGCTGACAAAATTAATATACCTCTTAATATACCATAATATCTCATCAAATCTTTACTATTATAGAATATAGGAAGGCATTTTATGACAGGACAGttaacatgcaatattatattagtttctggtgtacaacatagtgagcTGACATTTATATTccttatgatgtgatcaccacagtaagtctagtgaCTATCTGCCATCATACAAAGTTATTATGATAATATTGCCTATTTTTcctgtgctgtacattacataCCTGTGACTTATTTGAAAAGCGATGTTTTAACACAATTACAATCTGATATAGATTTTGTGATTCAAGTTAATGAAAGCACTGATGCTATCAGTTGTCAATACCTGCAGTTAGATCAGGTATGAGTGATATAGTTTTT from Myotis daubentonii chromosome 2, mMyoDau2.1, whole genome shotgun sequence includes the following:
- the GPRC5D gene encoding G-protein coupled receptor family C group 5 member D — its product is MYEDYSQSTGDSYFLCDTEGPWGIVLECLAIIGIVVTIILLLVFLFLLRKVQDCCLWNVLPTQVLFLLGVLGLFSLAFAFIFQFNQQTAPVRYFFFGVLFALCFSCLLAHASNLVKLVRGGVSFSWTTLLCIAIGCSLLQTIIAIEYVTLIMTRCMMFAQMAPCQLNVDFVVLLVYVLLLMAITFFVSKATFCGPCENWKQHGKFIFATMLISIIIWVVWISMLLRGNPQLQRQPQWDDPVVCIALVTNAWVFLLLYIIPELCILYRSCKQDCSVQGNACSAPVYQCSFRAENQELSRARDSDGAEEDVALTSYSATELFHTANHLVSLHLRASYTYLSPGFYFDCDDVALECVGDFFPELVEKKHKGTERLLKMQRQPHSPPGHAEAFPR